The following coding sequences are from one Lysinibacillus sp. FSL W8-0992 window:
- a CDS encoding competence protein CoiA codes for MLIAYTKQQQLFVSYQHSREALQMYRQYQQFFCPQCQQSVQLKIGQLNIPHFAHIASQSCERRFSEGESLLHLRGKIQLFEWLKSLGHTVELEPFLTTLSQRPDILLQSKQRAIALEFQCSAITNENWQLRTEGYEKNNIQALWLFQTPQNSYTTQAIQKIRISPIHQNVISYSSNNVPYLVTYDARAAKFNYWTNLLHVHGHTFIANVLDIPLETQYFPFYEPKSITYEAFIVYWHIYKRMCQQYVKQRLMRSKKGVQDLFLRSCYELKFSLNALPHYIGVPVINAKAIPIFSIEWQAILLDFCRKRQLLPYEMSKEEIQLFLTLLNLEPTNLRVQAIENYGKLLGYSFLQEKYSMEILGKVYEHLYSHLKV; via the coding sequence ATGTTAATTGCCTATACAAAGCAGCAGCAATTATTTGTCTCATATCAACATTCGAGAGAAGCTCTGCAAATGTATCGCCAATATCAACAATTTTTTTGCCCTCAATGTCAGCAGTCTGTTCAATTAAAAATTGGTCAGCTCAATATCCCGCATTTTGCTCATATTGCTAGCCAATCTTGTGAACGACGATTTTCAGAAGGAGAATCACTGCTCCATTTGCGAGGAAAAATTCAATTATTTGAATGGTTGAAATCACTCGGGCATACAGTAGAGCTGGAGCCATTTTTAACGACACTGTCTCAACGACCGGATATTTTACTACAAAGTAAACAACGAGCAATTGCGCTTGAATTTCAATGTAGCGCGATAACAAATGAAAACTGGCAGTTACGAACTGAGGGATATGAGAAAAATAATATCCAAGCTTTATGGCTTTTTCAAACACCACAAAACAGTTATACAACGCAAGCTATTCAAAAAATTAGAATTTCTCCCATCCACCAAAACGTTATTAGTTATTCATCAAATAATGTGCCGTATTTAGTTACATATGATGCGAGAGCAGCTAAATTTAATTACTGGACGAATCTTCTTCATGTTCACGGGCATACTTTTATAGCGAACGTACTCGATATTCCACTTGAAACACAATACTTTCCATTTTATGAGCCGAAGTCAATTACGTATGAAGCATTTATTGTTTACTGGCATATTTATAAAAGAATGTGTCAACAGTATGTGAAGCAACGCTTAATGCGAAGTAAAAAAGGCGTACAAGACCTTTTTCTACGAAGCTGCTATGAATTAAAATTTTCACTCAATGCGTTGCCGCATTATATAGGTGTACCTGTTATAAATGCAAAAGCTATTCCGATTTTTTCAATTGAATGGCAAGCAATCTTGTTGGATTTTTGCAGAAAACGACAGTTACTACCATATGAGATGAGTAAAGAAGAAATTCAATTGTTTCTTACGCTACTCAATTTAGAGCCTACAAATTTAAGAGTGCAAGCTATTGAAAACTATGGAAAACTGTTAGGGTATAGTTTCCTTCAAGAAAAATACAGTATGGAAATTTTGGGAAAAGTATATGAGCATTTGTATAGTCATTTAAAAGTTTAA